A genomic stretch from Hydrogenimonas urashimensis includes:
- a CDS encoding helicase HerA domain-containing protein, whose protein sequence is MNSIFEKLGIFYLGRDLDPGTMQATDTPTLVKSKNFTTHAAIIGMTGSGKTGLGIDLLEEAAIDNIPVIAIDPKGDMGNLCLAFENLTPEDFLPWVEEEAHQKGENPEAYAKKIAEMWKNGIESFDQTPERIRRFKAHDTTIYTPGSEAGIPVNVLGSLNVPDRTILEDADALASAIGSTVSSLLALIGIEADPLESREYILIAQILKKGWREEASMDIGTLISQIINPPFSRIGVLPLESFYPPQERFKLASRFNNVLASPTFENWLKGDALDIDALMYDEKGKSKIAIFSIAHLGDAERMFFVTLLLNKILGWMRRQSGTNRLRALVYMDEIYGYFPPSKNPPSKTPMMLMLKQARAFGVGMVLSTQNPVDLDYKGLSNIGIWYIGKLQTRQDIAKVVDGLAGQAEEEFDKKRISDIIRTLPKRTFFLKSAHMPGIRLFQTRWVLSYLKGPMKKQDIARCMASKKRKKESAKTQTLHRPHFSPAESSTARPILSSNIPQTFDIPASDGGLYTPWLHLKAEVRYFNASRGIDEKEEICLHLPLEESDEGCDFERAESCETDPATLPKSPAKSCDFAALPSFVANARSLKSVEKAFSDRLYAQKRLTLYRCRPLKAESEPRESLERFKQRLQEILEEKRSAAAEKLQTRYAKKLQTLESRRQRALQRLQKEREDVSSKTTESLIDAGLAIFGSLFGSKRSAASKVGQVLKKGRHVLDEKADVQRAQEALNAIEERIEALKTELEEKLDELDEKFSVEAYPIDTFFIKPRRSDIRLEPALLWWRCS, encoded by the coding sequence ATGAACAGCATTTTCGAAAAACTGGGCATCTTCTACCTGGGACGGGACCTTGACCCGGGAACAATGCAGGCCACCGATACGCCGACACTCGTCAAGTCGAAAAACTTCACGACCCATGCGGCGATCATCGGAATGACCGGCAGCGGCAAAACGGGTCTGGGCATCGATCTGCTCGAAGAGGCGGCCATCGACAACATCCCCGTCATCGCCATCGACCCCAAAGGGGACATGGGCAATCTCTGTCTCGCTTTTGAAAACCTCACACCCGAAGATTTCCTGCCCTGGGTCGAGGAGGAGGCGCACCAAAAGGGAGAAAACCCTGAAGCTTACGCCAAAAAAATCGCCGAAATGTGGAAAAACGGTATCGAAAGTTTCGACCAGACTCCCGAGAGAATCCGCCGTTTCAAAGCCCACGACACCACCATCTACACCCCTGGAAGCGAAGCGGGCATTCCTGTCAATGTCCTGGGTAGCCTCAATGTACCGGACCGTACAATTCTCGAGGATGCCGACGCCCTCGCCTCGGCCATCGGTTCCACCGTCTCCTCCCTGCTGGCGCTCATCGGCATTGAGGCCGACCCGCTTGAGAGCCGGGAGTACATTCTCATTGCGCAGATTCTCAAGAAAGGGTGGAGAGAGGAAGCTTCCATGGATATAGGCACCCTGATCTCGCAGATCATCAACCCGCCCTTCTCCAGAATCGGCGTGCTGCCGCTTGAGAGTTTCTACCCACCGCAGGAGCGCTTCAAACTTGCGTCACGTTTCAACAATGTCCTGGCCAGCCCTACCTTCGAAAACTGGCTTAAAGGCGATGCCCTCGATATCGATGCCCTGATGTACGACGAAAAGGGAAAATCAAAAATCGCCATCTTCTCCATCGCCCATCTCGGCGATGCGGAGCGGATGTTCTTCGTTACCCTGCTTTTGAACAAGATTCTGGGCTGGATGCGCCGTCAAAGCGGTACGAACCGCCTGCGGGCACTGGTTTATATGGACGAAATCTACGGCTATTTTCCTCCGTCCAAAAACCCGCCTTCCAAAACGCCGATGATGCTGATGCTCAAACAGGCCAGGGCTTTCGGTGTCGGGATGGTGCTCAGCACCCAGAATCCGGTGGACCTGGACTACAAGGGGCTCTCCAACATCGGCATCTGGTACATCGGCAAGCTCCAAACGAGGCAGGATATCGCCAAAGTGGTCGACGGCCTGGCGGGCCAGGCGGAGGAGGAATTCGACAAGAAGCGAATCTCCGACATCATCCGCACCCTTCCCAAGCGCACCTTTTTTTTAAAAAGCGCCCACATGCCGGGCATCCGCCTCTTTCAGACCCGCTGGGTGCTCAGCTACCTCAAAGGTCCCATGAAAAAGCAGGATATCGCCCGATGCATGGCTTCAAAAAAGAGAAAAAAAGAGTCCGCAAAAACGCAAACCCTGCACCGACCACACTTCAGTCCCGCCGAATCTTCCACCGCCCGTCCCATTCTCTCTTCCAACATTCCCCAAACTTTCGACATCCCCGCCTCCGATGGCGGGCTCTACACCCCCTGGCTTCATCTCAAAGCCGAAGTGCGCTACTTCAACGCTTCCCGCGGCATCGACGAAAAGGAAGAGATTTGCCTGCATCTCCCACTGGAGGAGAGCGACGAAGGTTGCGATTTCGAAAGGGCCGAAAGCTGCGAAACCGACCCGGCCACTCTTCCCAAATCGCCAGCCAAATCCTGTGATTTCGCAGCGCTTCCCTCGTTCGTCGCCAATGCCCGCAGCCTAAAATCGGTCGAAAAAGCCTTTAGTGACCGCCTCTATGCCCAAAAGCGCCTCACCCTTTACCGCTGTCGCCCTCTCAAAGCCGAATCGGAGCCTAGAGAGAGCCTGGAGCGATTCAAACAGCGCCTGCAGGAGATTTTGGAAGAGAAGAGGAGCGCAGCGGCCGAAAAGCTTCAAACCCGCTATGCAAAAAAACTGCAAACTCTTGAATCCAGACGGCAGCGCGCCCTGCAGAGATTGCAAAAAGAGCGGGAGGATGTCAGCTCAAAAACCACCGAATCGCTCATCGACGCAGGATTGGCCATCTTCGGCTCCCTGTTTGGTTCGAAACGTTCTGCCGCTTCCAAAGTAGGACAGGTGCTGAAAAAAGGGCGCCATGTACTGGATGAAAAGGCTGACGTCCAAAGGGCACAGGAGGCGCTCAATGCCATAGAAGAGCGAATCGAGGCCCTTAAAACGGAGCTGGAAGAGAAACTTGACGAATTGGACGAAAAATTCAGTGTGGAGGCCTATCCCATCGACACTTTCTTCATCAAACCCAGGCGCAGCGACATTCGGTTGGAGCCGGCGCTGCTGTGGTGGCGTTGCAGCTGA
- a CDS encoding RsmB/NOP family class I SAM-dependent RNA methyltransferase, with product MALPESFVERFQAIYPKDAQELLKTFDLPKPVSFRINPLKTTVESATERLKRAGFCLQPVPWYRYAFTVPFEERDGLTRSPLFQEGEIYIQSLSSMLAPLALNPQPGETILDLTAAPGGKSLMMAAQMKNRGWLSVVEPGRDRFFRLKANLERGGVTIAHYYMTDGRSVGGKCPAMFDRVMLDAPCSTEAKFKSDTPKTFTYWSERKIREMSRLQQRLIVSALKSLKPGGTLLYATCSFAPEENEAIIDRILKKDAALAIEPIALPLENLRNGLLQWKKKRFSSEVAHCVRVLPTETMDGFFLCKLRKLS from the coding sequence ATGGCACTGCCAGAGTCTTTCGTAGAACGGTTCCAAGCCATCTATCCAAAGGATGCCCAAGAACTGCTGAAAACCTTCGACCTCCCCAAACCTGTGTCGTTTCGTATCAACCCGCTTAAAACGACTGTCGAATCCGCCACAGAAAGACTCAAACGGGCAGGCTTCTGCCTCCAACCCGTTCCCTGGTACAGGTACGCCTTCACTGTGCCTTTCGAAGAGCGTGACGGACTGACCCGCTCACCTCTCTTTCAAGAGGGAGAAATCTATATCCAAAGTCTCTCCTCCATGCTCGCACCCCTCGCTCTAAACCCCCAACCCGGCGAGACTATCCTCGATCTCACCGCGGCTCCCGGAGGCAAATCGCTGATGATGGCGGCGCAGATGAAGAACAGAGGGTGGCTATCGGTCGTAGAACCGGGAAGAGACCGTTTTTTCCGTCTGAAGGCGAACCTCGAACGTGGCGGCGTCACCATCGCCCATTACTACATGACCGACGGACGAAGCGTCGGCGGCAAATGTCCGGCGATGTTCGACCGTGTCATGCTCGATGCCCCCTGCTCCACCGAAGCGAAATTCAAAAGCGACACTCCGAAGACCTTTACCTATTGGAGCGAACGTAAAATCAGGGAGATGAGCCGGCTTCAACAACGTCTTATTGTCTCCGCCCTCAAAAGTCTCAAACCGGGAGGTACCCTTCTTTATGCCACCTGCTCCTTCGCCCCGGAAGAGAATGAGGCGATCATCGACCGAATCTTAAAAAAAGATGCCGCCCTGGCGATCGAACCGATCGCTCTTCCTCTCGAAAATCTCCGAAACGGTCTCCTCCAATGGAAGAAAAAACGTTTCTCTTCCGAAGTGGCACACTGCGTGAGGGTTCTGCCAACCGAGACGATGGATGGTTTTTTTCTGTGTAAACTAAGGAAATTATCGTAA
- a CDS encoding phosphatidylglycerophosphatase A family protein: MNLQEKLFLAGLGSGFLPKAPGTWGTLVGLILGIAMLRYFPAETLFLLTILVFLFGVKMTSLYEVRTGIHDDSRIVIDEIAGIWLALCISGATLPAAFFSFLFFRLYDIWKPSLIGRIDRDAPGGWGVMGDDIVAGAAAGLSSALVLQAIRYFGIAL, from the coding sequence ATGAATTTACAGGAAAAACTCTTTCTCGCAGGCCTTGGGAGCGGTTTTTTGCCCAAGGCTCCTGGAACATGGGGAACTCTCGTCGGGCTAATACTGGGTATCGCGATGTTGCGCTATTTTCCCGCAGAAACCCTTTTTCTTCTGACGATTCTCGTGTTTCTCTTCGGAGTCAAAATGACCTCTCTCTACGAAGTGCGGACGGGCATCCATGACGATTCACGTATTGTCATCGACGAAATCGCCGGCATCTGGTTGGCGCTTTGCATCAGCGGAGCGACGCTGCCTGCGGCGTTTTTCAGTTTCCTCTTCTTTCGCCTCTATGACATCTGGAAACCCTCTCTCATCGGACGTATCGACCGCGATGCGCCAGGCGGATGGGGTGTCATGGGCGACGATATCGTCGCCGGTGCGGCAGCGGGTCTCAGCAGCGCTCTCGTCCTGCAGGCTATCCGCTATTTCGGCATCGCGCTTTGA
- a CDS encoding sulfate adenylyltransferase: MASSKRSEKTLYIDREALSTLALVQEGLLKPVDGLMDQKTAEEVTKSKCYKNHSFPFPFILAPKGRRNEEMLKSLHPGEKVILMVDHEPVGWIETQEVFEIDPQARVREIYGTQNPSHPGVQATLKRLGHYAISGHYHVEYPGYRQIKEKIQTAKNRIGAKKTSALMMAARPLHRAHERLIRTTLDRSDLVVIFLFKPYREDPALPYDLRYRSMDYFVKNYLPASRVLIVPLEYTYIFAGYNEVILDALVAENFGCDELVIGQNHAGLGSFYDKNRIQSVFDHLKGFSIQIETAPEYAYCDICRTLVSNKTCPHGEHHHISYHADSILELLKEGLLPPAVLIRKEISAMILAHLFPNRFENLEKLYYDLMPGSGLLESQSEEEFYIKLMKLYQTSSLK; encoded by the coding sequence ATGGCATCTTCAAAAAGAAGTGAAAAAACCCTCTATATCGATCGCGAAGCGCTCTCCACACTGGCGCTGGTCCAGGAGGGACTGCTCAAACCGGTCGATGGTCTGATGGATCAAAAAACCGCGGAAGAGGTGACAAAAAGCAAATGCTACAAAAACCATAGCTTTCCCTTCCCTTTCATCCTGGCACCCAAAGGACGACGCAACGAAGAGATGCTCAAATCGCTCCATCCCGGAGAGAAGGTAATCCTGATGGTCGACCACGAACCGGTCGGCTGGATCGAAACGCAAGAGGTTTTCGAGATTGACCCCCAGGCGCGTGTGCGGGAAATCTACGGCACCCAGAACCCCTCCCATCCCGGTGTCCAGGCGACCCTGAAACGCCTCGGGCATTACGCCATCAGCGGACATTACCACGTCGAATACCCCGGGTACAGACAAATCAAGGAGAAGATACAGACGGCAAAAAACCGGATAGGCGCGAAAAAGACCAGCGCGCTGATGATGGCGGCCCGTCCCCTCCACCGGGCTCACGAGCGGCTTATCCGCACCACGCTCGACCGCTCCGACCTCGTGGTGATCTTCCTTTTCAAACCCTACCGCGAAGATCCCGCCCTTCCCTACGACCTGCGCTACCGGTCGATGGACTACTTCGTCAAAAACTACCTGCCGGCAAGCCGCGTTCTCATCGTGCCGCTGGAATACACCTACATCTTCGCCGGTTACAACGAAGTGATTCTCGACGCCCTCGTCGCCGAAAACTTCGGGTGCGACGAACTGGTCATCGGCCAGAACCACGCAGGGTTGGGAAGCTTCTACGACAAGAATCGCATCCAGTCGGTCTTCGATCATCTCAAGGGATTCAGCATACAAATCGAAACGGCACCCGAATATGCCTACTGCGACATCTGCCGCACACTGGTGAGCAACAAAACATGTCCCCACGGCGAACATCACCACATCTCCTATCATGCCGACTCGATCCTGGAACTGCTCAAAGAAGGGCTCCTGCCGCCGGCGGTTCTGATACGCAAAGAGATCTCTGCGATGATCCTCGCCCATCTCTTCCCAAACCGTTTCGAAAACCTGGAGAAACTCTATTACGACCTGATGCCAGGCTCCGGCCTGTTGGAAAGCCAGAGCGAAGAGGAGTTCTACATCAAATTGATGAAGCTCTATCAGACTTCGTCATTGAAATAG
- a CDS encoding response regulator encodes MRILIIEDEIYLAQSIAGKLIDFGHECDIYATVNDALNENSGRYDVILLSTNLSGQDFYPVIQSFANEIILLMVSYISNDTVTDPLKAGAHDYIQKPFMIEELIRKINHYHDFRKLQKRCAFYEEYLDHQLKNIQLPDSLLSSLPLMVKTNYQKQADAYAFKLAEELERPLKYLPLGDSSSLEALKTLDDDYIAYMPEFQTLKKSEREAFLEAIAGRDVITSTTEKFEDEVAGLKTLELVSEHKIFDRTEILTIDDYVKFIIHNYQSKFPDTELSKKLGISRKSLWEKRKKYGIFKKK; translated from the coding sequence ATGAGAATACTGATTATCGAAGATGAAATCTACCTTGCCCAGAGCATTGCAGGCAAACTGATCGACTTCGGCCACGAATGCGATATTTACGCGACTGTCAACGACGCCCTCAACGAGAACAGCGGACGCTACGATGTAATCTTGCTATCCACCAATCTTTCGGGGCAGGATTTCTACCCTGTCATCCAAAGTTTTGCGAACGAAATCATTCTTCTGATGGTCTCTTACATCAGCAACGATACCGTCACCGACCCTCTCAAGGCCGGTGCGCACGACTATATCCAAAAACCCTTCATGATCGAAGAGCTGATCCGTAAGATCAACCACTATCACGATTTCAGAAAGCTTCAGAAACGGTGCGCTTTCTACGAAGAGTATCTCGACCACCAGCTCAAGAATATCCAGCTGCCTGACTCCCTGCTCTCTTCTCTTCCCCTGATGGTCAAGACCAACTACCAGAAACAGGCCGACGCATACGCCTTCAAACTCGCAGAGGAATTGGAACGCCCTTTGAAATACCTTCCCCTGGGCGATTCATCCTCCCTGGAGGCGCTAAAGACGCTGGACGATGACTATATCGCCTATATGCCGGAGTTCCAGACTCTCAAAAAAAGCGAAAGGGAAGCCTTTCTCGAAGCGATCGCAGGTCGGGACGTCATCACATCCACGACAGAGAAATTCGAAGACGAGGTGGCGGGTCTGAAAACCCTTGAGCTGGTAAGCGAACACAAAATCTTCGACCGCACGGAGATTCTTACGATTGACGATTACGTCAAATTCATCATCCACAACTACCAGAGCAAATTTCCCGACACGGAGTTGAGCAAAAAGCTTGGCATCTCCCGAAAATCACTCTGGGAAAAGAGGAAAAAGTATGGCATCTTCAAAAAGAAGTGA
- a CDS encoding bifunctional 2-C-methyl-D-erythritol 4-phosphate cytidylyltransferase/2-C-methyl-D-erythritol 2,4-cyclodiphosphate synthase, producing the protein MSDLTLVLLAAGEATRFQKPVKKQWLRIGSVPLWLHVLETFRAMRLFKDLIVVGHSDELHYMKRHIDDRKVTFVEGGASRHASLKNALETVHTPLVLVSDVARPCVNKTLCKTLQAAVETADCAVPALPVPDTVYYEGRPIDRKHLLRIQTPQLSRTAMLKKALATEREFTDESSAIHQMGGKVAFVGGDASLHKLTFSEDIALLPCLTPPDMTARFTGTGFDVHAFEENKPMLLGGVQVDAPYGFRAHSDGDVAIHALIDALMGAAGMGDIGELFPDTEAAWAGADSAKLLRHVVHLLTHTGFEILQADITIMAQIPKIGPYKDSMRFRLAELLGISPQYMNIKATTTEKLGFVGRKEGVAVQASATLKLFDWTRP; encoded by the coding sequence TTGTCTGATTTAACACTCGTGCTGCTCGCGGCAGGCGAAGCGACCCGATTTCAAAAACCTGTCAAAAAACAGTGGCTTCGCATCGGAAGCGTCCCTCTTTGGCTACATGTTCTTGAAACCTTCCGGGCCATGCGTCTGTTCAAAGATCTCATTGTTGTCGGGCATTCGGACGAACTCCATTATATGAAAAGGCATATCGACGACAGGAAGGTCACTTTCGTCGAAGGAGGGGCAAGCCGGCACGCCTCTTTGAAAAATGCCCTCGAAACGGTCCATACGCCGCTGGTACTGGTCAGCGACGTGGCGCGTCCCTGTGTCAACAAGACCCTGTGCAAAACCCTTCAGGCGGCTGTCGAAACGGCCGACTGTGCCGTTCCGGCCCTGCCGGTACCCGACACTGTCTATTACGAGGGCAGGCCCATCGACCGCAAACATCTGTTACGCATCCAGACACCTCAGCTCAGCCGAACGGCAATGCTGAAAAAAGCCCTCGCCACGGAGCGGGAATTCACCGACGAAAGCAGCGCCATCCATCAAATGGGTGGAAAAGTAGCATTTGTCGGCGGCGACGCCTCTTTGCACAAGCTCACCTTCAGCGAAGACATTGCACTGCTTCCGTGCCTCACCCCTCCCGACATGACGGCTCGTTTTACGGGGACGGGTTTCGATGTGCACGCTTTCGAAGAGAACAAACCGATGCTCCTGGGCGGCGTGCAGGTTGACGCGCCTTACGGCTTCAGGGCCCACTCCGACGGCGATGTCGCCATTCATGCACTTATCGACGCTCTGATGGGCGCTGCCGGGATGGGCGACATCGGTGAACTTTTCCCCGACACCGAAGCGGCATGGGCCGGCGCCGATTCGGCCAAACTTCTTCGCCATGTGGTCCATCTGCTCACCCATACCGGTTTCGAAATTCTCCAAGCCGACATCACGATCATGGCCCAAATCCCGAAAATCGGCCCTTACAAAGATTCCATGCGTTTCCGGCTCGCCGAACTGCTCGGCATTTCTCCGCAATATATGAATATCAAGGCGACGACAACAGAAAAACTCGGTTTCGTCGGCCGGAAAGAGGGTGTCGCTGTTCAGGCATCTGCCACTTTGAAACTTTTTGACTGGACACGACCATGA
- the thiC gene encoding phosphomethylpyrimidine synthase ThiC, producing MRQDWVKKRENDKVRTQMYYAKQGIVTEEMAYVAKVEKLDAEFVRSEVARGRMIIPANINHLHQKPMAIGMGATCKINANIGSSAVASDAAGEVEKVKVCQKYGADTIMDLSTGGDLDAIRQEVIKHAEVPIGTVPMYQILHDCNNKIEDLTIDAMLEVIERQAKQGVSYFTIHAGFLLRFMPLVAKRKMGIVSRGGSLMAAWMMHYHKENPFYTAYDDILDICRKYDVSLSLGDSLRPGCLYDASDDAQLNELKVLGELTLRAWEKDVQVMIEGPGHVPLNQIERNMKLEREYCHEAPFYILGPLVTDIAAGYDHISSAIGAAVGGWHGASMLCYVTPKEHLGLPNAADVREGIIAYKIAAHAADIARGRKGARDIDDAMSDARYSFDWNRQFELALDPDRAREYHDETLPQDVFKEAEFCSMCGPKFCSYKISQDLIEGNVDMSEFQPTAS from the coding sequence ATGAGACAGGATTGGGTAAAAAAGCGTGAAAACGACAAAGTAAGAACCCAGATGTACTATGCCAAACAAGGCATCGTCACGGAGGAGATGGCATACGTTGCAAAAGTTGAGAAACTCGATGCCGAATTTGTACGGAGTGAAGTGGCACGGGGACGGATGATCATTCCGGCCAATATCAACCATCTCCATCAAAAACCGATGGCCATCGGAATGGGCGCAACCTGCAAAATCAACGCCAATATCGGTTCCTCCGCCGTCGCCAGTGATGCGGCCGGCGAAGTGGAGAAGGTAAAGGTGTGCCAGAAATATGGCGCAGACACCATCATGGACCTCTCCACCGGCGGCGATCTTGACGCCATCCGCCAAGAAGTGATCAAACATGCCGAGGTACCGATCGGGACGGTGCCGATGTACCAGATTCTGCATGACTGCAACAACAAGATAGAAGACCTGACCATCGACGCGATGCTCGAAGTGATCGAGCGCCAGGCGAAGCAGGGGGTGAGCTACTTCACGATCCATGCCGGTTTTCTGCTACGCTTCATGCCGCTGGTGGCGAAACGGAAGATGGGGATCGTCAGCCGGGGCGGCAGCCTGATGGCGGCGTGGATGATGCACTACCACAAAGAGAACCCCTTCTATACCGCCTACGACGACATTCTCGACATCTGTCGCAAATACGACGTCTCCCTCTCTTTGGGTGACTCTCTGCGTCCCGGATGCCTCTACGACGCCAGCGACGACGCTCAGCTGAACGAACTGAAAGTGCTGGGTGAGTTGACGCTGCGGGCATGGGAGAAGGATGTGCAGGTGATGATCGAAGGGCCGGGCCATGTGCCGCTCAATCAGATCGAGCGCAACATGAAGCTGGAACGGGAGTACTGCCACGAGGCACCCTTCTACATTCTGGGGCCGCTGGTCACCGACATCGCCGCCGGTTACGACCATATCAGCTCCGCCATCGGCGCGGCGGTGGGCGGCTGGCACGGAGCGAGCATGCTCTGCTACGTCACGCCCAAAGAGCACCTGGGCCTTCCCAACGCCGCCGACGTGCGCGAAGGGATCATCGCCTACAAGATCGCGGCCCACGCCGCCGACATCGCCCGGGGCCGCAAAGGAGCACGGGACATCGACGACGCCATGAGCGACGCCCGTTACAGTTTCGACTGGAACCGTCAGTTCGAGCTGGCCCTAGACCCCGACCGGGCCAGGGAGTACCACGACGAGACCCTGCCTCAGGATGTCTTCAAAGAGGCGGAATTCTGCTCCATGTGCGGCCCGAAATTCTGCAGCTACAAGATCAGCCAGGATCTGATCGAGGGCAACGTTGATATGTCGGAGTTCCAGCCGACGGCCAGCTGA
- a CDS encoding Mrp/NBP35 family ATP-binding protein: MTEEKVKEVLSTVTYPGFTKDVVTFGFVKGIEIDGGRVAVTLDITSSAQEVKQQLEDEIREKLTREGAAEVIVMIQQPKMPRETSSHGKNIAPQVKNFVMVSSGKGGVGKSTTSVNLAIALAMEGKKVGLLDADIYGPNVPRMMGIEEMRPEVVGNKVKPIQAYGVEVMSMGVLMEEGQSLIWRGAMIMKAIEQFLRDILWSDLDVLVIDMPPGTGDAQLTLAQSVPVTAGITVTTPQKVSLDDSRRSLDMFKKLHIPIAGVVENMSGFICPNCGTESDIFGRGTAQAVAQEYGTTLLAQIPIEPAVREGGDEGKPITYHYPESETAKRYMKAAENLWQTIEQINEEGGVSNEAIQPTTPPGVSACSTGGHSGGSCGTH, from the coding sequence ATGACCGAAGAAAAAGTCAAAGAAGTACTGTCTACCGTTACCTATCCGGGATTCACGAAAGATGTCGTAACATTCGGATTTGTCAAAGGCATCGAAATCGACGGAGGCCGGGTGGCGGTGACGCTGGATATCACCTCCAGTGCACAGGAAGTGAAACAGCAGCTCGAAGATGAGATTCGCGAAAAACTGACACGCGAAGGCGCAGCGGAAGTGATCGTCATGATCCAGCAGCCCAAAATGCCCCGGGAAACCTCCAGCCACGGCAAGAACATCGCACCGCAGGTGAAGAACTTCGTCATGGTCAGCTCAGGAAAAGGGGGTGTTGGCAAGTCCACCACATCGGTCAACCTGGCGATCGCGCTGGCGATGGAAGGGAAAAAAGTGGGACTTCTTGATGCCGATATTTACGGCCCGAATGTTCCGCGGATGATGGGAATCGAAGAGATGCGCCCCGAAGTGGTCGGCAACAAAGTCAAGCCCATCCAGGCCTATGGCGTGGAAGTGATGAGTATGGGTGTGTTGATGGAGGAGGGGCAGTCGCTCATCTGGCGGGGTGCCATGATTATGAAGGCAATCGAACAGTTCCTGCGCGACATTCTCTGGAGCGATCTGGACGTGTTGGTCATCGACATGCCTCCGGGAACGGGTGATGCGCAGCTGACCCTGGCCCAGAGCGTGCCGGTGACCGCCGGTATCACGGTCACGACGCCCCAGAAAGTCTCCCTGGACGACTCCCGCCGGAGCCTTGATATGTTCAAGAAACTCCATATCCCCATCGCCGGTGTCGTGGAGAATATGAGCGGTTTCATCTGCCCCAACTGTGGCACCGAGAGCGACATTTTCGGTCGCGGCACCGCCCAGGCGGTGGCCCAAGAGTACGGAACGACCCTGCTCGCGCAGATTCCCATCGAACCGGCAGTGCGCGAAGGGGGTGACGAAGGCAAGCCCATCACCTATCACTATCCTGAAAGCGAAACGGCCAAACGTTACATGAAAGCGGCCGAGAATCTGTGGCAGACGATTGAACAGATCAACGAAGAGGGCGGTGTGAGCAACGAAGCGATTCAGCCCACGACCCCTCCCGGTGTCAGCGCCTGCTCCACCGGCGGCCACAGCGGTGGAAGCTGCGGCACCCACTGA